One stretch of Pseudomonas sp. NC02 DNA includes these proteins:
- a CDS encoding response regulator transcription factor yields the protein MYLLLVEDDAMLAEAICDGARQNSWNIDHVKDASHARLALVEHTYNAVLLDLGLPGESGLSVLKALRKQHDPTPVVILTASGQLSARIVGLDAGADDYLVKPFQLDELWARLRAVSRRSEGRVISLLTLGDIVLDRSRHVVTRGGQRVALSAYEYRTLLALLERPGHVLARDHLQAVVYGHASNIESNTIAVYIHQLRRKLGDELITTVHGQGYMIAGARQ from the coding sequence GTGTATTTATTGTTGGTGGAAGACGACGCCATGCTGGCCGAAGCCATTTGCGATGGCGCACGGCAAAACAGCTGGAACATTGACCATGTCAAGGACGCCTCCCACGCGCGCCTGGCCTTGGTCGAACATACCTATAACGCGGTCCTGCTTGACCTTGGCCTGCCGGGTGAGTCCGGTTTGAGCGTGCTCAAGGCCCTGCGCAAACAACACGACCCCACACCGGTGGTGATCCTCACGGCCAGCGGGCAACTGAGTGCGCGCATCGTCGGCCTGGATGCGGGGGCCGATGATTATCTGGTCAAGCCGTTCCAGCTCGACGAACTGTGGGCGCGCTTGCGGGCCGTGAGCCGGCGCAGTGAAGGGCGGGTGATCTCACTGCTGACCCTGGGGGATATCGTGCTGGACCGCAGCCGTCACGTGGTCACACGAGGCGGCCAGCGGGTGGCATTGAGCGCGTATGAATACCGCACGTTGCTCGCGCTGCTGGAGCGCCCCGGTCACGTGCTTGCGCGTGATCATTTGCAAGCGGTGGTTTATGGCCACGCCAGCAACATCGAGAGCAATACCATTGCCGTGTATATCCACCAATTGCGGCGCAAATTGGGCGATGAGCTGATCACCACGGTCCATGGCCAGGGCTATATGATCGCCGGGGCCCGTCAATGA
- a CDS encoding ATP-binding protein: protein MKSLRQRMMRVLFLTIGICWALALTALLIYTQVSSSSIWDSKLQAIATQLLLAVPQNNEQLPGKDASPQLRSAGLAEAGLLTYQVWGRHDRLLAGAPGAPSTALQGSFLDGFSSPMIDGRKWRVYSISDSNRQLTVQVGYLHSVISADMRRKAFVALCIASSLLALVGLLMWQVLRRALRPVLVIENALRGRHRFDLTPLWVGALPVELRPLVEGFNHLLRQLDQALEGERRFIANAAHELRTPLSALQAHAQIALRATTLAEKDATLHKLLAVVARSSRLSEQLLDLASLEAVHKPHRTQVDLSELIGYVTDEFEVQAAQAQRTLLVETQPCLIDCDVDAMGILLRNLIDNALRYTAPGDHVKISCGPSPQGPCLQVADDGPGVAAAERESIFERFYRVPGNGGQGSGIGLSLVKNIVQGHHASLITSSGLAGKGLSISVYFPGVVPPPAPAP, encoded by the coding sequence ATGAAATCCCTGCGCCAACGCATGATGCGTGTGCTGTTCCTGACCATCGGTATCTGCTGGGCGCTGGCCTTGACGGCATTGCTGATTTACACCCAGGTCAGCTCCAGCAGCATCTGGGACAGCAAGCTGCAAGCCATCGCCACCCAGCTGTTGCTGGCTGTCCCGCAGAACAATGAGCAGCTCCCGGGCAAGGACGCCAGCCCGCAACTACGCAGCGCCGGGCTGGCCGAAGCCGGGTTGTTGACGTACCAGGTGTGGGGGCGCCACGACCGTTTGCTGGCCGGTGCGCCGGGCGCTCCGTCGACGGCGTTGCAGGGGAGTTTCCTGGACGGCTTTTCGAGCCCGATGATCGATGGGCGCAAGTGGCGGGTCTATTCAATTTCCGACAGCAACCGGCAACTGACGGTCCAGGTCGGCTACCTGCACAGTGTGATCAGCGCGGACATGCGTCGAAAAGCCTTCGTGGCGCTATGTATCGCCTCATCGCTGCTGGCGCTGGTAGGGCTGTTGATGTGGCAGGTGTTGCGGCGTGCGCTACGGCCGGTACTGGTGATCGAAAATGCCCTGCGGGGCAGGCATCGTTTTGACCTTACGCCGTTGTGGGTGGGCGCGCTGCCCGTCGAGCTGCGCCCGCTGGTGGAGGGGTTCAATCACTTGCTGCGCCAACTCGACCAGGCACTGGAAGGTGAACGGCGTTTTATCGCCAATGCGGCCCATGAGTTACGCACGCCGCTCTCGGCCTTGCAGGCCCATGCGCAAATTGCCCTGCGGGCCACGACCCTGGCTGAAAAGGACGCGACCTTGCACAAGCTGCTGGCCGTGGTGGCGCGCAGCTCACGTTTGTCTGAGCAATTGCTGGACCTGGCGAGCCTGGAGGCGGTGCACAAACCCCATCGCACCCAGGTCGATTTGAGCGAACTCATCGGCTATGTCACCGATGAATTTGAGGTGCAGGCCGCGCAGGCGCAGCGCACGCTGCTGGTGGAGACCCAACCGTGCCTGATCGACTGCGATGTCGACGCCATGGGCATTTTGCTGCGCAACCTGATCGACAATGCCCTGCGCTACACCGCGCCAGGCGACCACGTAAAAATCAGTTGTGGCCCATCGCCCCAGGGGCCTTGCCTGCAAGTCGCCGATGACGGGCCGGGGGTGGCGGCCGCCGAGAGGGAGTCGATCTTCGAGCGCTTTTACCGCGTTCCCGGCAATGGCGGGCAGGGCAGCGGGATCGGCCTGTCGCTGGTGAAAAATATCGTTCAAGGGCACCACGCAAGCCTCATCACCAGCAGCGGCCTGGCCGGCAAGGGATTGTCCATCAGCGTGTATTTTCCTGGGGTTGTGCCGCCTCCAGCACCTGCGCCATAA